The proteins below come from a single Triplophysa rosa linkage group LG12, Trosa_1v2, whole genome shotgun sequence genomic window:
- the kctd14 gene encoding BTB/POZ domain-containing protein KCTD14, with the protein MSLPDCKSTGKQSTSPVKSKSQVVQLNIGGHVFSTTLATIRKFPDSTLADLFNGSSKARMDSEGRYFIDRDGTHFGYILEYLRTENLPTKHLQEVHKDALYYDIKLLVKAIEETPQFFGETVGRQQFLNRVPNYRENLEVIVKVARAEAIASRYSTIIVCVVKTEDDLARYKDAIDSLGALKESVVTFGPWKAPASGEDLLDCIKMDIEAKGYNVKIQPHSKAFLFKSNDFFYKLTFKWW; encoded by the exons atgagtttACCAGACTGTAAATCTACTGGAAAACAGTCCACGTCTCCTGTTAAGTCG AAATCTCAGGTTGTACAGCTCAATATCGGGGGTCATGTCTTCAGCACAACTCTTGCGACCATTCGTAAGTTCCCAGACTCCACACTGGCAGACCTGTTTAATGGGTCATCCAAAGCTCGGATGGATTCAGAGGGTCGTTACTTCATAGATCGTGACGGGACTCACTTTGGGTATATCCTCGAGTACCTCAGAACGGAGAACCTTCCTACCAAACACTTACAGGAAGTGCATAAAGATGCATTGTACTACGACATCAAACTCCTGGTCAAAGCCATCGAGGAGACACCGCAGTTTTTCGGCGAGACTGTGGGAAGACAGCAGTTCTTGAACCGTGTGCCCAATTACCGTGAAAACCTGGAGGTGATTGTTAAAGTAGCCAGAGCAGAAGCCATCGCCTCACGGTACTCCACAATAATTGTGTGTGTTGTCAAGACAGAAGATGATTTGGCCAGATACAAAGATGCTATTGACAGTCTCGGCGCCCTAAAAGAATCTGTGGTGACCTTCGGTCCGTGGAAAGCTCCAGCTTCAGGGGAGGACCTGTTAGATTGCATTAAAATGGACATAGAAGCCAAAGGATATAACGTTAAAATCCAGCCACACAGCAAAGCGTTTCTCTTCAAGAGCAACGACTTCTTCTATAAACTGACTTTCAAATGGTGGTGA